In one Arachis duranensis cultivar V14167 chromosome 9, aradu.V14167.gnm2.J7QH, whole genome shotgun sequence genomic region, the following are encoded:
- the LOC107466261 gene encoding serine decarboxylase-like has product MAALFNHGLCCSIHSWTPSFTAVIKEPVPPTIAESENVKRAIVLEKNVHTLCLEVTEPDADDEITGERDAYMASVLSKYKKSLTERTKHHLGYPYNLDFDYGALSQLQHFSINNLGDPFIESNYGVHSRQFEVGVLDWCARLWKIKKDEYWGYMINCGTEGNLHGILVGRQVLPDGILYASQESHYSVFKAARMYIMDCMKIVTLHTGEIDCNDFKAKLLLHKDKPAIVNVIIGTTVKGAVDDLDLVIKTLEDTGYSRDKF; this is encoded by the exons ATGGCTGCTTTATTTAACCATGGACTTTGTTGCTCAATTCACTCCTGGACTCCATCTTTTACAG CTGTGATCAAAGAACCTGTGCCACCCACAATTGCAGAAAGTGAGAATGTGAAAAGAGCTATAGTACTGGAAAAAAATGTTCACACACTGTGTCTAGAAGTTACAGAACCTGATGCAGATGATGAGATTACTGGGGAAAGGGATGCTTACATGGCAAGTGTATTGTCCAAATACAAAAAATCATTGACTGAAAGGACAAAACATCATTTAG GTTACCCTTATAATTTGGATTTCGACTATGGTGCACTCTCTCAACTTCAACACTTCTCCATAAATAACCTGGGAGATCCATTCATTGAAAGCAATTATGGAGTCCACTCCCGGCAGTTTGAAGTTGGTGTTTTGGACTGGTGTGCCCGGTTatggaaaataaagaaagatgaGTACTGGGGCTATATGATAAACTGTGGTACTGAGGGCAATCTGCATGGCATCCTAGTTGG GAGACAGGTCCTTCCGGATGGGATTTTGTACGCCTCACAAGAATCACATTATTCTGTATTTAAAGCTGCACGTATGTACATAATGGATTGTATGAAGATTGTAACTCTTCATACCGGAGAGATTGATTGTAATGATTTCAAGGCCAAGCTGCTTCTTCACAAAGATAAGCCAGCTATTGTAAATGTGATCATAG GTACAACTGTTAAAGGAGCAGTGGATGATCTTGATCTGGTGATAAAGACACTTGAAGATACTGGATATTCACGTGACAAATTCTAA